The Sabethes cyaneus chromosome 3, idSabCyanKW18_F2, whole genome shotgun sequence DNA window gctgccatcttaatgtgggcaggagctgtgccccctttcctgttagcatacgacaactgaagttgcgtaccccagctggcacctcgtggaggtaggagtaggagttaatgaacagaggttatggaatgcatatgttcaccctttgccagcgaaatggtacattccacaaaaaggttttccgtgaaatggtacattctgcgtaaggtttttcacggaatggtatttggcgaaatgttattcaatcacggcgaatattgctagccactttattttatctggccaAGCAAtagggaagttgttttctactttactgtgcggAAAAATTGCAGTTttatatattaaactacccatgctttcatagttacgtaactgccaaaatgaatcatctaagctaaggttgaactcctcagaaatttgTAAAACTCGAGaatgtgacaaaggtcatccgagattcacgattcatgtacaacacagtataatttgtggcaatacgaagttcgtcgggtcagctagtataatataaTATTTGTAACTACATAGTTAATTAACTGGCAAAacgaatcatctaaggttgaacttctcagaaacttgcaaaattcgagattgtgacaaaggtcatccgagatttacgatGTATGTACAGCACAGGTTAATTTGCGGCAACACAATGTTTGCCTGATCAGCTAATGCACTTATACAATAACATTTTTATATACGGACTTTCTTTTTCAAAATAACGACAAATATCATAGACCAATATTTTCATGTTCTTTATTTTTGTACAGGCGTTCAAAATCAATAActttttaattaataataatataatagcTTAGTCGGGTTTAGTCgtataaatactatttgctaACAATCGATACATGTCATTTTTTGACAAATGCTTATTTGCCATGAGGCCATTAACAAAGTTAATAAAGCAAAAAGCTGGTTGACACTTGTATTAATATTATCAACCAAATTTTTACAGCAGTTTATGTGAAGGATGAAGTGACTGGATCAGTAATCAAAACATGCAATTAGGTATATTTCTCCATTAATTTTGTTTCTTGTTCTTTGCACCTACTATTGGACGTTTGATATAAGTAATAAGTCTTTTATTTATTAGGCTTGTTATATAATTTACTTAACACAATCAATTtagtttggttgattttttaacTTACTAAACGAAAAATTGTCAATTATATTTGAATATGCACATAAAAACCGAACATATAAATACAGATGAGATAAACTGTAAAACATAACAATCATCAACATGAACAGTCATTAAAGCGTGCTCTTTGGAAAGAACGATCATTCATTAAATTGAGAGAGTAGATTAATTGGACCTTACGttacattttaaataaaaaacttgTGGAAAATCACAGAAGCGACTGTTCAATGAGAATTCGTTCGAATCCTGGGGGAGGACTGAACTGAAAGTTGTTCAGCACGATGTCCAGGATAGCTCCATCGTCCACAAATATGCAGGGGAAAACAGTTCCACGAACACTGAGCACTGGAACGTTAAGGTTGGCTCCGTTCAGGTAAAAATTTAGTTCTACATGATCATAAGCGACACCAATGGTGTCACCTTCCTGAGGAAGGCCTGTGTCGTTCGCGAACACCGAGTTGATTCCAGTTTCCAATTTCGGTAAACCTGCTGAGTCCGCGGGACGCTCTTCCGTAGTTTTGCTCTGCAGACGGTGTAGTGGTTTTGCGTTATGATAAACTACGTTGTCCGATGTTAGGCACCAGCTTTCTTTATCGAAACCACCTTTCGACTGATTTAAATCTGCTTGTAACGTAGCTAACCCAACCGACCACTGTCCACCTTGCTGAAGCTTTACTTCAAAGTAGGATTTTGATTGTAGCAACGGTGTGTTTGCGATAACTCCACCTGAGCCGCATGCCCTTTGGCCACCTTTTATTACGACTACTTCGTGACCTGCAACGAACATAAAACAGATTAAGTCAATAAATCGAATTTTGATTGTTAAGGGTAAACTGCTCCAGTCGAAACGTTCGGACTTCCCTTTTCTTATTCACCTAGTTTAGTTTTATATCAACCATGCTTCGAAGTCGATAGAAACGACATTTTCATTACGCTTATAATGATTGGAGTCTGTAAGTCACTAACTTCTTATAACATaagatttcaaattcaaatctttcGTAATTATCGAACTGTAACTCTTTATATTGTTATTTATAAGCCCCTTTGGCTTTTCAGACTCTGCTCAGAGTAGGTACCTAAATACTAACTAAAAGTAAAAGTACTTATAACTGGTTATATTAAAGTTTGAGTTTGAACTACctactagggtaaccaacgtattttggacaccatcagcagctgtacaaaTTTAGACACTAACAGTAAAATCAAACGGAAGTGTCGAAATTAAGTACAGCTGCTGGGGGTCCAAGATAGTTTGGTTACCCTACTTTCATTTATCTTAACTATCAAAATGCACTTTTAAAAGTTTTGTTCTAAGATATCACATCTGTTATGGACGCCTtagagtattttttgttatttttaacgCTGATAAGTATAACTTTATAGGCAGAGACTGTTAGTGGCGATAGATAGTATCATTAGCCCCGCAAACGTCATGTATACGCTAACTGTAACTGCAAACATTGATTTTGCAAACATTGTTTTTTACACTTCGtactttttacatttattttgtgAAATTACCATTATGTACTGTGCAGAAAATGTTTTAACTTTACGGGCAAAAGATATGTTTCGTACTAATAGCGTGTCATATGTTTCACTCTTTATTGACCAATTCTTTCATTGATAACATATGGTCAGTATGCTTGTAACATATATAAAAGATAAGTTACAAACATCTCATTAGATGAAGCAGTTATTCAGTATCGAAAcagattttgaaaaatgaatttttgccaATCACTTATCTAAAATGGGCAAAAAAACTAAATGGTGAGGAATATCATACATATGAGATTAAAACAGAAGCATCTTCTTTGTTGTAGGAACGAAACTCACAGCACGTTCAAATATACCTGATGCATGGCAGTTTTGAAATCAATTATTTTCCTCAAATGGAAATTTAACTATGCAAACTCAATTAGAACTTACCCATATGTGCAGTATCCAGCTGAATAGGATCATGTTCCTTGCGAATTTGTACCGTCTGTTGGGGTAGCACGCCATTTAAACAACTTTTAAGGCagcaaaacatatttttgcaccTGAAAATTTCAAACTGTTACAATaactgaaaaatgataactgttaactttaaattataaaacaaattttgtaaaagtcTTACAAAAACTATCGGTTATTTTCTTCCTAAATGCAAAATGCTCTTGTTTAATCGAATCGAAACGTCAAATGCGAACTTAAAGGTTTTGAACAGGGGATTGCTGACACCTATTTCCGTTATGTGTATgttgtagagtgactatatacagagtggcgacaagtcatcccaaatgtatgcaatgcgggttttccaaggtttttctttctctttcctgcatacgcattGGATAGGTcgcctgttcgattggaatgacactgacagataattatcattccaattttgacattgtcgccactctatatatagtcactctagtatgTTGGTAAATTTTTTGAAGTTTTGTGTGAGAAAACAGAATGCCATTGCTTTGCTTTCAGAAACATTTCGACAGTTCAGCATGGAATTTCATGAAAGTGTCAAAAGGTTTCGAGCTCTCTTCCGAATCCAACCCATAAGGATTGCTGATGTGCGACTGAGTTGATGGTTTGTTGCCATCAGGAAACGGTTTCGTTATGGAAAAAACTCTAACAGCGGAAAACAGCTACTTGGCTTCCCCTTGTTTTGTCGCAAAATCCGCATAACGGTATTTAAAGGCATAACTGTTTTGGTTTTCAATGTAACGAATGTAACAAAGGATTGAAAATGTAACGCTCGTTAGATACCGTTACTGACAGTTACTAAAAGTATACCTGAATACCATCTGTACGAAACTAGCCGAATTATTATTTCATTTGGAGACTAAAAATATAGGGTTAGATGGTTCATTGCTGCACGTGCCTCAAATAAATAGATCTGATTTAACCAGCTGAAACTTAAGTTTCAATTGCTTTAAACTTACTCAAAATGTCCTTAAAGTGTACTGTCCTTAAAGTCCTTAAAGTGTATTACTCGAAAACGAGGCAATTTATTAACTTGTTTCCGTTTTAGGTATTAGTAATCATACAATTAAGGCACAGACCAGCAGATAAAGTCACGTGAGTTTCCCGTGATGGCCAACCATCAcgaccaaatcgaccacatctgcatcaccCGAAAATGGctaaggagccttcttgatgtacgtaaCAAAAGCAGCGCTAATATTgaatccgaccatcatcttgttatcgctgagatacgtttgcacgtggtgaatgaccctttgggttaaaacacTCTAAAAAATACGTTTgcacgtcgcacgtgtccaacgacgggagagGTGAAAGTAGGCATTGaacgagcgcgaaccagatcggctaagagcgaatttgtttattcaatccgggttggaactggatgaattttatctgtcagataggagcaaatgaacacaaaaaaatcatccagttccaacccgggttgagtaaacaaattcgctataagaCAGCTATcggtcaacgatacgccgaactgcccaacaaacatttttgttgaataagagCTTAACAAGCGCTTGTTTACTGGTTATtagctgtataatggttgaataaactgcttttcaaataaaatgtttgttgggtggaggctgttaaacgagcttgtaagcgggacaagagagcctggactatcTCCCTAGCTGAACAAGGGGAAATCGCCGCCgctaatggtgatatccgtttgttgtaagATATTTCTTGCCGCCTTATgctgccaggatgaatacaaagatgttgctaaaggacagagctggttaGCTAAAAGACAGAGCTGGTTAACTACTAACTGACCGCACAGAACAGCTcgctgaacattttgaacaactctttcgagtttcaaatgtcagagtcAACAAAACCAGTAGCCTATGACGCCTACAGCTCGTCGAATTAATctcgtcaactcggaggcgtcatcgctggatgaaattgaagcagccatcaagagtatgaaatccaatggAGCGCCacggatagactgtatttcagccgagatgctcaaTGCTGAcctatctttgtcagcccagatgatgcatcagcttttcatctatatatgggaaaccgcaacttttccggtggactggatgtaaagcatattggtcaaagtccctaatataggagacctaactgaatgtggtaactggcgtggcatcacgttgctctgtattactctcaaagtgctctgtaaggtaatcctcaaacggatccaggagaagattgacGTCTTATCCGGCGGCAGccagctggattccgtgctggccgatcatgtgtagaccatatcacaactcTCCCCATTATATTGGAGAAGATcgacgaattccaggactcttctGCTGGGGTTCGTTAACTTCGAAAAGGCATTCGACCAACTCAACCACAAAAACATCTGGGGAACACTTAGGCGAAGAGGAGTTCAAGATAAGCCAGTCTGTCTcgtcgaggctcagtacgaggcattCTCGtccaaggttttgcacaacgacGTCTTGTTTGACCATATAAaggtctgtttctcatcgttatgaatgagatattagttggagcaattgacagtagatcaaatcgaggattgccttggaatcctctaacgatggagcagctaaatgacctcaacctagccgacgacattgtcttgttggcacaacgccgaaacgatttGCAGAACTAAgaatcttggtaccaccatcgtgCGTTGACTGACTGCCGAGTATTGgtccaagactgatatagctacATGGATCAAGAAAGCCAGGGGTGCCTCTGCagatctgcgaaacatttggcgctcaaatcagATCACTATACATACGAAAATCCAAATTTTCAACTCAATCGCACCACATTTCAGAGGCaaacagcagtacggatttaagtACTGCTGTTTGCCACTAAAATGCGGTGCATCTCAGTGAAGACAACGCAAACAACgcgatacagtggacccccgttcgtttgaccatttttaatctgaacactttttaatttgaaccccgttggtttgcacgacgtgcaaataaaaaatgattcaaatgtcattctcaacatgacatcatttcgGTATGTCATTCGgacctggtggcctgacaactggaaaTCCATGAgcaggcttgccatttcctcactcattgtgcaaaaagtgcaacttttttcattcaacacaatgagcagaactgctgccgCAAATGAGAAATACGtccacgcaatgagaaacagacaaaaaataaagagaaatataaacaaactttagattctcattgtgcgctcgtactgcagcaagcaacggcacgggaattatattgttgccatatctatcatccaccatcgtcatatgcaacaatttttgcactgttgccgctgcaagaagtctaaacagtttttttgtgccatatcatgggcagccaaaaagtgtattaacactttgttgctcagtttattcctcaatgagaagaacaatTAGCAGattgctgagcaatcgcgatcagtaaaaaagagaaaagttcaaacaaaacggagcaacataaatcgcgactgagtaaagtgtgaatttttctcttctctttttttattctgaggaggaatcatccctgtccatgaggaacttcatcgtcgatgtcatcaacggccgatagcaacaaaaATTCGTGAACTTAGCTGGAAGTGGATcgaacacaccttgaggaaaggagcaaaCTACATTTGGTAAGATACACTCGACTCGACTTcgtaaggacagcgtagaagaggccgacccagaggctcatggcaacGCAGCTTAGCGAAcggcatccgggctgtagacgggAGCCTGGCTTGGCGACAAGTTAAAGCCATAGCGAGTAACCGTCAGTactggagatctctgatttcatccttttGTTCTGCTGGATAAAGGTATGCCGGTTCTTCTTTCTTTACAGCGAATTCTTCCCAATCTTTATGCATGACGTCGTCCAGCTTCGATACTAATAGCTGTATCAGCGTCGCCCCCCAACCTGTAGATACCTCCCCCAATTGatgcacaaattttatatgACGATCAAAACAATCGATGACGTCATGGATTCCACTTGCAGTTATCTTTTTCAATTTAGGGAACTCCAGCAGTGCGTTCACCGAGAACAGCTAtgatagataatgcacgagtacggttttccgaacgcggttgatcaaagctactctggagcgagtgatgtgctacgtgcgcgtttcggggacactctcgagtcctttcgaatggcgcagagggttgcggcaaggggatggactgtcctgttcgatatcgctattgaaggtgtgattcggcgagcgggcatcgaaacgagaggaatgatcttcagcaagagtagccaactcctagccttcgcagatgacctcgacaccattactagaaaccttggggcggcggaggcaatctacgccagactaaaaacggatgcTAGGAGGATAAGGTTACCAATCAatgtgtcgaaaaccaaatatatggtaggaagaggctctagagaaagcagcgtttgcctcccacgggcagtgaatattgacggcgatgaactgcaactggctgatgagttcgtatatttgggatctctggtcaccgctgacAGTAATACGAGAAAGCAGATCCAactacgcattcaagctggaaattcaGCCTggtttttcctccgcaagacgcttcgatcaaggagcatacgccgccgcacaaagctgacgatgtacaaaacgctaatcagaccggtagtcctctacggacttgagagagtaactttgcttacggacgacatacgtgcactagccttATTTGAACgcaagatgttgcggactatttttagcggagtacaaacagaaagcggagagtggcggaggtgtatgaatcactagctacaggcactgcttggagagattcccatcgtacacctggcaaaagttgggatattacggtggaccggccacgtcgcaaggatgccggacgactgtgcagtgaaatccgtgatcgtcaagaactccaccggcaccaggaatagaggggcccaacgtgctagatgactcgaccaggttgaagccagctagcgtgtgtcgagacgcgcaacgagttggcgacgagtagcccaagaccgagtacaatgctaaggaattcttgatacggcaagagccaccccggctctcggctgctaaagtcgTCAGTCCAAAAACATTGTTTCACAAAGTCATGAATGAGATTTCGGATAATTgacaaagttttgtttttttttgtaatttatgttattacatatttaatttatttgtaatttaattcattactttccccacCTTTGGACCCTATACAATGTTAATTATATCTAGCATTTGATAGTTAGTAGAGttatccttttcttttttcttttgtgttttatttttctgatttttgactGTTATCCAGGGTTGTTTCTATTTTGCTGCTgttcattgttgttgttgttcttcttgttGCTTAAACCAGATGtcaaaaaagaaagaaattcTTCTCGTTTTTGTATCATTgcgttgttttcattttattttttttcggtcACTTTTGTGTCACGACATTCAGGTAGAGAAAAATTACAGTTTCAGATTCATTAACACACTTACTCGGTTCGCTGAGATATTTtcaatatgtgtgtgtgtgtctgtgtttgTGGGAATTTTGCTTCTTGTAATCGgcatttttcttctttgtttCTTTCTTTTGCTATATGCAAATATCACGGAGAACACGTGGCTCTCACTGAACATTGGAATGAACGTTGCTTTTTCGGTGTTCGCTATGAATTGCGCTTTATGTAGTGTTTCTTCTGCcttatttttttggttttgtaaATTAATCATTCAGGTCAAGGGCGTAGGTCGATACTGGGGGTCTGAATATAACGAACATTTTCAGCTGTTTGTTACATCTAATTGCTACGTTTTGCGTTGATCCATATTCGTAAACTGTTGTATGTTCGCCTcatatgtgtattttattttgGATTCCAAGGTTATAAAGTAATTTTTGTTATgtattttaattgaatttttgtcgtctttgttaaaaactttaaaaaatcaattttaaatatccatttctttatttttaattacttattattcttatatttcttttaaaaactgTTATTAAGGCCATTCCTGTTCTGAATTGTATGTCTCTTTAGAATTAATAAATCAAGAAAAATTTAAGAAGAAATCAAGTGTACGAATAGAACTAAAAAACTTTCATAggcatgttgaaaattaaaACGAAGATAATTTTACGAGACAGTTTAATAGTGAAAGGAAAAGTGCTCTgaataaatattgacaaaagaATAAAGAAATAATAACTGTGGGCTGACAGTGAGAGAAAATTTACAAACTAAAAGCTAACAATTCAGAACAGTTGTTTCGATTaggagttttttttctattaaaaTTATACCAGTGCACAATAATTAAGTGATGCGACATTCCGGTGCCGCCAGGCCGGTTGATTGTGAGAATTACGTGCAAAATTTAGGAGGTTAGAATGTTTCGGAAAGCTCGAATTCGTGTTGTTGAGTTCTAGAAAACAATGTACAGGGCAGAGTTACGAAGAATTAATGTACTCCTTTATTTGAAACCATTCACTGTTAACCGGCCCAGGATCGAGCAAACCGGAACGCCATAAAacttattgcaaaattgaaagaAGAAACGTGTGTCTTTAAAAATGTTCAAACATAAAAGGGAAAAAAATCTTTGGAACAACTTCTAGCTTAAAAGGATAAACATCAATCACATTCATCATgaaagtttctctcgtttccttTAGCTGTAGATTGAGATTCTCGCCAGCGtcttttttgctgtttgtccgcttatgatttatttttaattaagcCTATTCCATGCTTCATCTTCTGCTGTTTAACCATTTGTTGCTCTAGGTCTATTACAATATTATATAAGTTTCCCataaaaagtttcaatattatttccttttcttccttgttttttttttaatatacctTATCACTTTTTAAGAAtagataaaaatatttgtcaaaaattttctCTTCTTCATACATCGTACAATTAAAATTACTATCGAAATCATTGAAACTTTTCCAACAATGTGTTTAagataaaacatttaaaaagatagaaactggaaacgaaaccCATTCGAATAAACAAAAAGGATAAAAGGAGGTGAGGGTGTGTTCCAGAACGaggaaaatcaaatcaaaaatcatTGTGCACTATTAAGTCAAAAGATTTCGgtcttttttcttcgttttttttaaaGGGAGTTTGTGAGAGTAATCAGTAACCTCAAAACAGAACAACAAAAAACATCCGTGTTAGCGTGTCACTAAATGTGTTTTGtgagtgttgtgttgtgttgtgcctTTGAATGTCAGTAAACTCGTGTTATTGCATGTGCTGTGTGCAAATGTACTCACTTTTACCGCACGTATCGGTGATATGCATTCGCGATAATAATTGTACAAGAAAACATATcctttagattttttttgactGCATCGGCTTGTTTCGTCGATTCTAgagtgtttttttttactttgtaTAGAAACATTTTGCACGCTCTGGCTGAAGTGCTTTGGGGGGCGGGGGTTTTGTTTGCTTTGCTTGCTTGTGATTGGCAGACGAAAAAGTGCGAGCGCTGAAAAGTGCAATTTTTGCGTGGTGAATTTGAAAAACGTgtgtggaaaataataacgaagGAAAAAGTATCTGTGTCATTTGTCTCAGAACGTTGAGTTTTGCGCATCTTGAATAGCTAGCTTGCGATGGGACTAAACCAGTGTTTTGCAACGAAGTACAGATGCTGAGAAGCGCAGAAAGTTGGGTGCGAACTCAGTCGCCAGAATCCTTGATtttagttttattgtttttttggttagattataaaaaatatttgactAGGTAAAAGTCTCAGCTACGAGTTTGTAAATGTCGCTGAAGGCGTTTTTGGTAGAATTGTCAtttcttgttttcgttttctcttCTTTGATCTATAAATTGATAACAATGATCTTGTTTAAGATATtttgtgagtttttttttgttgttgttgcttgCGATGTTCTATGACTTCTTCATTATATCTTCTTGTTGGTTATATCGAATCTGTTACGTGTACGAACAAAACAAGTGAGATAGCGTAGTTTAAATTGCTTGTATTTGTTGTAAGTTTAGCTAACTTCCGTATGAACATTCGTAATATTTTTCGCCGGCAATAAGTCGAATGGGGGTGGACTTGAATGAGTTCGGGAGGGCGGCAAGTAAAACTTACTCACTTTGCCACGCacttattgtgttttttttgtatttttttacttttctccaATTCAGGGGTCAACACTGAAtactttgttttcgttttttcttttcactgctcaaactcATGGGGTTACTGAAGAGCTGCTCAGATAGTTTAATATTAGGTTTTCATTTGTTTAATTAACATCcttctagttttttttctctagaTATTACATTCCATTGTACTACATACGCTATAGCTAAATATATTTCACTGTTATGCTTAATAATTGTAATGTACTTTAGTATTGTTATTTTAATGCTAAAAAATATACTCATGTTTTACTGCTAAAGATCATTTGTTTATTGAGAGTAAAGCATACAAATAAATTAGCGTTTGCtttagaataaataaataatttaaataataaaatacaTATCTTTGGTTAATTTCTTATTATCGTCAAAttggatagaaaaaaaaaaacaaacaaataacagCAGCAGAACCGAAAGGCTAGGGACAATCAAATAAGAACAGTGTGTTCCTCACTAGTTAAGGGCGAACGTTACGCGGACTAGAAAATCATGCCGCCATTCGGTGCCATTCTTCGCCGATGCCGGCCGCCATGagcgcgtgtgtgtgtatgtatgtatgtatgtatgaatgtgtaAAAGATGGTAGCTTTGATTGTCAAAAAACACGAATTTCAGTATCAATTCAGAGAAGCTCTTTGTTTGGAATTTAAGTACATAAGTATATCGATGTGTCATTTGctcttttttgttcgattttctACTGCCCTTCTTCGGTTACTCGATGGAGCCGAAACTGGAACCGATTGCTTCGATTGTCCTCACTTTTCAGTCCTGCCCAGGAAAAAATCGATAGTTGGAAAGTAGTACGGCTTTATTAGAGTTGCTCGATTAGATCTTAATGTCAAAGGTTGAACAGAtacatcaatattttttttttgcttcacatGTTCACATTTCATCAGcgcattatattaaattgttttgttacctttagttgatatttttttgttttgttcatagTTGCAGTAGATGTATAGTTAATATATTATTTTCTCTTCAGTTAATGTTAAT harbors:
- the LOC128743341 gene encoding SPRY domain-containing protein 7, with translation MFCCLKSCLNGVLPQQTVQIRKEHDPIQLDTAHMGHEVVVIKGGQRACGSGGVIANTPLLQSKSYFEVKLQQGGQWSVGLATLQADLNQSKGGFDKESWCLTSDNVVYHNAKPLHRLQSKTTEERPADSAGLPKLETGINSVFANDTGLPQEGDTIGVAYDHVELNFYLNGANLNVPVLSVRGTVFPCIFVDDGAILDIVLNNFQFSPPPGFERILIEQSLL